The following proteins come from a genomic window of Nyctibius grandis isolate bNycGra1 chromosome 35, bNycGra1.pri, whole genome shotgun sequence:
- the CHCHD5 gene encoding coiled-coil-helix-coiled-coil-helix domain-containing protein 5, whose protein sequence is MQAALEITARYCRNEMEQYGRCVAASPASWQSDCHRLRLSMSRCAAAHPIVQQIRRDCAEPFAAFEQCLKENQASVMNCSDHVNAFLLCADQVKLST, encoded by the exons AT GCAGGCGGCCCTGGAGATCACGGCACGTTACTGCCGTAACGAGATGGAGCAGTACGGGCGGTGCGTGGCCGCTAGCCCGGCCTCCTGGCAGAGCGACTGTCACCGTCTCCGCCTCAGCATGTCCCGCTGCGCCGCCGCTCA CCCGATCGTGCAGCAGATCCGCCGGGACTGCGCGGAGCCGTTCGCCGCCTTCGAGCAGTGCCTGAAGGAGAACCAGGCCTCCGTCATGAACTGCAGCGACCACGTCAACGccttcctgctctgtgctgaCCAGGTGAAGCTCTCCACGTGA